AGAGATGTTTTGATTCACCTCTATGAGTGGCATCAGCTCTTGTTGAATTGGGTGCATTCCAATCAAAAGGGGCAAGAGCAGCCTTTTCTTCCTGCTCCCTATAACTGGAAGACTTATGGAGAGCTGAATCTGGAATTTTGGAAGAAACATCAGAATACTTCTCTTGAAGAGGCAACTGGGATCTTTCGTCAGTCCCATCAAGATGTTTTGGACTTGGCAGACACATTTACAAACGAAGAATTATTTTCAAAAAATTTATATAAATGGGTCGGAGGGACTGTACTAGGTTCCTATTTTGTAAGTGCTACCTCCAGCCATTATGACTGGGCCATGAAAAAGTTGAAGGCTCATCAGAAAAATTGTAAATTAAAGTAATTAATTGAATACGAGTAGTGGAGAGAAATAAAATATGAAAAAATACAGCAAAATAATCATGTCCTGCGCCTGCTTAGCATTGACTTTTGGGCTTGTGGCATGTGCTAGTTCCCAGAAAAATAAAGAAACAAGTCAAACTACATCGACTTATTCAAATCTAAACAGTAAAAAGAGTGTCGAAGAAGTCAAGAGTTTGTTGGCTGCTGAATTGGATAAAGACAGTGTCGATAACTTTGTCAATCTAGTCAATGACTACAATGGACTTGTTGGTTCTGCTGGATTAAGGGGCGATTTCACTAAGTTTACCAAAACCGAATATGATGTGGAAAAAATCAATCCTCTATGGCAGGCAAAGAAGGGCGATTTTATCGGGACAAATTGTCGGATTAATACTTATACTTTGCTGAAAAATAGCATCGAAATTCCTCAAATAGAAAAAGATGACGAACTCTTGTTCATAGATAATGATTCGATTGACAAGGGCAAGCTCTTTGATGCCAAGGATAAGGAAGATTTTAATATCCTGTTTTCAAGAGTCAAGACTGAAGCGACTCAAGATGTAAAAGTCCATGCTAAGAAGATGGAGGAATACTTCAAACAGTTCAAGTTTAGTGAAAAAGCACGGATGCTTTCAGTCATTGTCCACGACAATCTTGACGGCGATTCTCTCTTTGTAGGCCATGTCGGCGTCTTGGTTCCAGATAAAGACGGCTATCTGTTCGTCGAAAAGCTGACCTTTGAAGAGCCATACCAGGCAATCAAGTTTGCGACCAAGGAAGATGTCTACAAATACTTGCAGACAAAATATAAGGACTACACAGGGGAAGGACTGGCCAAGCCTTTTATCATGGACAATGATAAGTGGGTAGAGGGTAAATAGTGTGCTTCTGTTAGCATTAAGAAAATAGAACTGGAAGATTTTAGCGTATGGAATTAAAAGATTTTACAGAAAAGGAACAGGAGCAGATCAATCAAGGGCTCAGTACTCCAGAAATTTCCGATAAGGAAGCTGCCAAAAAGATTCTGGCACTTGTGCCCAAGGAATGGATTAAGAGGATTCCTTTCTTTGTGAGAGGGCATGCGACGACCAAGACGGTTGAGCGAGTTGCCAAGCAATATCCTGAACTATACGCTGTAGCCAAGCAGCAAGGCGAACTTCCTGACAAGGAAAGAGAAGAATTGCGCGTGATTATGACAGAGATTTTTGAAGAAAAGATGAATAAGCATAAAATCAAATGAACTCTTACTTTGAAAGAAGTAAGAAGCTATAGAAAGCCACTGGAAGCAGTGGCTTTCTCGTTTTTTATGGACATGACGAGGATAGTCACTAAGGCTATCTTTGGATGCAGGCTTCTAATTGGGCTTTGGGACTATTCTCCATGAGAATTATCGGCAAAAATGGTATAATGTTCCTATATTTTCTAGAGGTAAAGGCAGGCTATGAAATTACTTTATACAGATATTCGCCATTCTTTGACCAAGGTTTTGGTGGCTGAGGCTGAGAGCTTGGTGGCGGCTGGTAAGCGAGTCTTTTATATTGCGCCAAATTCGCTATCTTTTGAGAAGGAGCGGGCGGTTTTGGAGTGCCTGAAAACTCAGGCTTCCTTTGCCATTACGGTGACGCGCTTTGCCCAGATGGCTCGGTATTTTGTCCTCAATGATGTTCGGCAAGGGCAGAGTTTGGACGATATTGGTCTGGGAATGTTGATTTATCGGACCTTGACAGAGTTAGATGATGGCGAACTTAAGGTCTATGGCAGAATTAAGAAGGATCCCCAGTTTATCCAGCAACTGATGGATCTTTACCATGAACTGCAGACCGCCCAGATGTCCTTTGCGGATTTGGAATTTCTTGAGGAGCCTGAGAAGCGGGAGGATCTGGTCAAGATTTTTACAGCGGTGACTGCTGCTCTGAATAAGGGCGATTTTGATTCGTCTTCTCAGATTGCCGCTTTTGCCCAGCATATTCTATCAGGTGATACGGATGAGGAGTTGGAGAATCTAGCTCTGGTCATTGATGGCTTTACTCGATTTTCTGCCGAAGAGGAATACCTAGTTGGTCTTCTTCATCGGAAAGGTGTTGAGATTGTTATCGGTACCTATGCCAGCCAAAAATCCTATCGAGCAGCCTTTCGTGAGGGCAATCTCTATCAGGCTAGTGTGGATTTTTTGAGAAAGCTGGCTGAGGACTATCAGGTCAAGCCTGACTATATCCCTCATGCAGAAGCAGAAGATGCCTTTGGTCGGATTTCCAAGGTCTTGGAGAGTCGCTATGACTTTTCAGAATCAACGGTTAGTCTTAGTGAGACAGACCGCTCACAGCTTCAAATTTGGTCTACTATGAACCAGAAAGAAGAGCTGGAGTTTGTGGCTAAGTCCATCCGACAGCGGGTTCATGATGGTGTGCGCTATAAGGATATTCGTCTGCTTTTGGGAGATGTGGAAGCCTACCAGCTTCAGCTCAAGACCATTTTTGACCAGTATCAGATTCCCTACTATCTGGGGCGGAGTGAGTCGATGGCCCAGCATCCGCTGGTTCAGTTTGTTGAGTCCTTGGAGCGGCTCAAGCGCTATAACTTCCAACTGGAAGACCTGGTCAATCTCTTAAAGACGGGCCTCTACGGAGATTTGACTCAAGAGGAGCTGGATCATTTTGAGCAATATCTGCGCTATGCTGACATTAAGGGTGCAGGCAAGCTAGCTAAGGATTTCACGGCCAATAGCCAAGGGAAATTTGACCTAGACCGTCTTAATCATATTCGCCGCCGGGTCATGACTCCGATGCAAGACTTTTTCAAATCCCGCAGCCAGACGGTGTCGGGGCTCTTAGCTAAGTTTACGGAGTTCGTCCAAGCAGCCCGTTTTTCGGACAATTTGACGGCTCTGCTGCAGGGAGCAAGTCAGCAGGAGCAGGAGCGTCATGAGGAAGTCTGGAAGGCTTTTAGTCATGTTCTAGAGCAGTTTGCTCAGGTCTTTGAAGATAGCAAGGTAAAACTGGACGACTTTCTGGCCTTGATCCTGTCTGGCATGCTTTTGTCCAACTATCGGACGGTGCCAGCAACAGTAGATGTGGTCAAGGTCCAGTCTTATGACCTGATAGAGCCTTTAGCAGCTCCTTACGTCTATGCGATTGGACTGACCCAGGAGCGTTTCCCGAAAATCGCGCAAAACAAGAGTTTGCTCAGTGATGAAGACCGGGCTCGGCTCAATGACGCAACGGATTCTCAGGCCGAACTCCAGATTGCCAGTTCAGAAAATCTCAAGAAGCATCGCTATACAGCTCTATCACTGATGAATTCTGCCACCAAAGAGCTGGTCTTGTCTGCACCAGCCTTGGTCAATGAAGTAGAGGACAGCATATCGACCTATCTACTGGAATTGACTGCAGCTCCGCTTTCCTTGCCCATCATTGTCAAAAAGCCTCAGGCTTCCAGTGATGATATTGGTAGCTACCGAGCTCTACTTTCTCAAATTATTGAGCTCCACCAAGAGGAGATTGACCGAGAGTGGACAGCAGAGGAGCAGACTTTTTGGGCAGTAGCTGTGCGGGTACTGCGCAAGAAATTGGCAGCAGAAGGCATCAGCATTCCGCACATCAGCAAGGAACTGAAAACGGAGCCTCTGCAGTCGGAAACTTTGCAAGCCCTCTACCCTCAAGAACAGCCTCTGAGACTGTCAGCGTCTGCCCTCAACGAATATTTCCGGCATCAGTATGCTTATTTTCTCAAGTATGTTCTGCGTCTGCAGGAAGAGTGGACCATTCATCCTGATGCTCGCAGTCATGGGATTTTCCTTCACCGGATTTTCGAAAAGGTTCTGCAGGATGATTCGTCTGCCGATTTTGACCGGCGTTTAGCGCAGGCTATGGAAGAGACTAGCCGAGAGGCTGAGTTTGAGAGCATCTACAGTGAGTCAGGCCAGACCCGTTTTGCCCGCCAGCTCTTACTAGATACGGCGCGGGCGACTGGCCGTGTGCTGGCTCATCCAAGCGGGATTGAGACCATTGGTGAGGAGACTGGCTTTGGATCTGCTTCTAAGCCTTTCCTGACCTTGGAAAATGGCAGAGCAGTGACCGTGAGCGGAAAGGTGGACCGGATTGACCGTCTGACTAAGACCGAGAGTTTGGGAGTGGTGGACTATAAGTCTGGCGATATTAAGTTCAGCTTTGAAAAGTTCTTTAATGGACTGAATTCTCAGCTGCCGACCTATCTGGCAGCGATTGAGGAGTTAGCAGACTATCAAGAGGAAAAGGGCACTTTTGGCGCCATGTATTTGCAGATGACCGATCCGATTGTGGCGCTTAAAGATACCAAGACCTTGGCGGATGCAGCCAATCAGTCTATGAAGCCACTCCAGTACAAGGGACTTTTTGTGGCTGATGCTGTCAAGGATCTTGGTCCGCTCTATGAAAAAAATAAGACAAACTTGCTGAGTCAGGAAGACTTGGACTTGCTGCTGGCCTACAATGCTTATCTTTACAAAAAAGCCGCGGAAGGCATACTATCAGGTCGCTTTGCAGTCAATCCTTATACAGAGAATGGGCGAAGCATTGCTCCTTATGTAGAGCAGTTTAAGGCCATTACAGGCTTTGAAGCCAATTTCCATCTTGGACAGGCACGCCAGCTGGAAAAGCTGGATACAAGCAAGTTTGATAGGCGGCCGACTGGTGAGAAGTTGCGCCAGGCCTGGCTAGAAAAGATGAGGGAGGAGATGGAAAAATGAAGAGAATTCCTTTTTTAACTGCAGAAGAAATTGCTCTTAAGCAAGCTCAAGAATCTGCTTCGGACAAGCCACAGAAAAAGACGGCAGAGCAGATTGAGGCTATCTACTCCTCTGGCCAGAATATTCTGGTATCCGCTTCGGCCGGATCGGGTAAGACTTTTGTCATGGTCCAGCGGATAATAGACCAGATTTTGCGAGGTGTTGCGGTCAGCCAGCTCTTTATCTCAACCTTTACTGTCAAGGCGGCAGGAGAGCTCAAAGAGAGACTGGAGAAGGAACTGGGGCAGGCCTTGAAGGAGGCCGAGAGCCCTGAACTCAAGCAACATCTAGCCCAGCAATTGGCTGATCTGCTAAATGCTGACATTGGCACCATGGACGCCTTTACCCAGAAAGTGCTGAGTCGCTATGGTTACCTGCTTGGCCTGGCACCAAATTTTCGGATTCTACAGTCTGCCAGCGAGCAGCTGATTTTGCAAAATGAAGTCTTCAGCCAAGTGTTTGACCGTTACTATGACAGTGAGTGTCAGGTTTTGTTTAGCCGTTTGGTAAAGAACTTTACTGGTAAGCGCAAGGATTTATCAGGCTTTCGGGAGCAAGTTTATCGGATTTACAGTTTTCTGCAGTCAACCAGCAGTCCTCAGCGCTGGCTGGAGGAAACCTTCCTCTATGGTTATGAGCACAGTGACTTTGCAGCAGAGAGAGAGAGGGTATTCGGTCAAATCAAATCAGCCCTTTGGGAGTTGGAAGCTTTCTTTTCTGTCCATTTGGAGCATGAAGGAAGAGAGTTTGCGGGTGCTAAATATCAGGAGAATGTCCAGGATGCTCTGACCCTCTTAGCAAGCCTGAATGAACTGTCCTCGATAGAAGAAACAGCTCAGGTTCTCAAACAGATTGTGGCACTTTCCCAACTGTCCAATGGCCAGGCTTTTACAGCTCGGGTTGGCAAGAATGCTGACGAGCTCAAAAAAGAAATGGCCAAGGACTACAATGAGGCTAGGAAGCCTATGATTGAGAGGCTGCGCAGCTTTGACCAGCAACTTTATCAGCTGGACTTTATCGAGCAGCATCAGGATGAATGCCTGCCTCTGGTTGAGCTTCTGCGGGATTTTGTGGCGGACTTTGCACAGTCTTACCTGGAGCGAAAGAAAGCAGAAAATGCCTTTGAATTTGGCGATATCAGCCATTTTGCTATTGAGATTTTAGAGACATTCCCAGAGGTGCGTCGCTTTTATCAGGAACGCTACCATGAGGTCATGGTGGATGAGTATCAGGATACCAACCATACGCAGGAGCGCATGCTGGACTTGCTTTCCAGAGGACAAAATCGCTTTATGGTAGGTGATATCAAGCAGTCTATCTACCGTTTCCGTCAAGCAGACCCGCAGATTTTTAGCGATAAATTTAAGGCCTATCAAGAGGATAGCAGTCAAGGCAAGCTGATTGTCCTTAAGGAAAATTTCCGCAGTCATCTTGAGGTTTTGGAAGCGACCAATGATGTTTTTAAACGCTTGATGGATGAAGAAGTCGGGGAAATTGACTACAATGAAACCCACTATCTGGTGGCTGGAAATCCAGCCAAACGTGAACCTAATCCAGCTAACCGCGCTTCCTTCTTAATCTACGAAGGCTCCAAGGAGAGTCCGGAAGAGGAGGCTGATGAAGGCTTGCCACAGGCAGTATCAGCTGGGGAAGTGGACCTAGTCATCAAGGAAATCATCCGCCTGCACAATGAAGAAGGAGTG
This window of the Streptococcus sanguinis genome carries:
- a CDS encoding ClbS/DfsB family four-helix bundle protein, coding for MPRPKTKEDLLLAAKENYEKLHTLISKLSDQELNTPFDFSRDEKKKEAHWRRDKNLRDVLIHLYEWHQLLLNWVHSNQKGQEQPFLPAPYNWKTYGELNLEFWKKHQNTSLEEATGIFRQSHQDVLDLADTFTNEELFSKNLYKWVGGTVLGSYFVSATSSHYDWAMKKLKAHQKNCKLK
- a CDS encoding DUF4300 family protein; this translates as MKKYSKIIMSCACLALTFGLVACASSQKNKETSQTTSTYSNLNSKKSVEEVKSLLAAELDKDSVDNFVNLVNDYNGLVGSAGLRGDFTKFTKTEYDVEKINPLWQAKKGDFIGTNCRINTYTLLKNSIEIPQIEKDDELLFIDNDSIDKGKLFDAKDKEDFNILFSRVKTEATQDVKVHAKKMEEYFKQFKFSEKARMLSVIVHDNLDGDSLFVGHVGVLVPDKDGYLFVEKLTFEEPYQAIKFATKEDVYKYLQTKYKDYTGEGLAKPFIMDNDKWVEGK
- the rexB gene encoding ATP-dependent nuclease subunit B → MKLLYTDIRHSLTKVLVAEAESLVAAGKRVFYIAPNSLSFEKERAVLECLKTQASFAITVTRFAQMARYFVLNDVRQGQSLDDIGLGMLIYRTLTELDDGELKVYGRIKKDPQFIQQLMDLYHELQTAQMSFADLEFLEEPEKREDLVKIFTAVTAALNKGDFDSSSQIAAFAQHILSGDTDEELENLALVIDGFTRFSAEEEYLVGLLHRKGVEIVIGTYASQKSYRAAFREGNLYQASVDFLRKLAEDYQVKPDYIPHAEAEDAFGRISKVLESRYDFSESTVSLSETDRSQLQIWSTMNQKEELEFVAKSIRQRVHDGVRYKDIRLLLGDVEAYQLQLKTIFDQYQIPYYLGRSESMAQHPLVQFVESLERLKRYNFQLEDLVNLLKTGLYGDLTQEELDHFEQYLRYADIKGAGKLAKDFTANSQGKFDLDRLNHIRRRVMTPMQDFFKSRSQTVSGLLAKFTEFVQAARFSDNLTALLQGASQQEQERHEEVWKAFSHVLEQFAQVFEDSKVKLDDFLALILSGMLLSNYRTVPATVDVVKVQSYDLIEPLAAPYVYAIGLTQERFPKIAQNKSLLSDEDRARLNDATDSQAELQIASSENLKKHRYTALSLMNSATKELVLSAPALVNEVEDSISTYLLELTAAPLSLPIIVKKPQASSDDIGSYRALLSQIIELHQEEIDREWTAEEQTFWAVAVRVLRKKLAAEGISIPHISKELKTEPLQSETLQALYPQEQPLRLSASALNEYFRHQYAYFLKYVLRLQEEWTIHPDARSHGIFLHRIFEKVLQDDSSADFDRRLAQAMEETSREAEFESIYSESGQTRFARQLLLDTARATGRVLAHPSGIETIGEETGFGSASKPFLTLENGRAVTVSGKVDRIDRLTKTESLGVVDYKSGDIKFSFEKFFNGLNSQLPTYLAAIEELADYQEEKGTFGAMYLQMTDPIVALKDTKTLADAANQSMKPLQYKGLFVADAVKDLGPLYEKNKTNLLSQEDLDLLLAYNAYLYKKAAEGILSGRFAVNPYTENGRSIAPYVEQFKAITGFEANFHLGQARQLEKLDTSKFDRRPTGEKLRQAWLEKMREEMEK